In the Colius striatus isolate bColStr4 chromosome 3, bColStr4.1.hap1, whole genome shotgun sequence genome, TGCCACAGATCTCCCACTCCTTTGTGCTCCAAATTGCTGTGCCAGTGTTCTTGTAAAAAATGTGGAATTTTCTGCTTGTCGCGGTGTTCTCAGTTTGCTTTAGAGAGATGGAAGCACTGAGATGAGGTCTCACTTTACCTCTACGTGACCTGTTCTTCTTTTCAGATTGATCAGTCATGCTTATACgtgataaaccacatccacccTTTTTGCAGTTGAATTAGGGCACTAAGAGCAGGCTCCCAATGAGCAACTACATATGGAAGCTGAGCTGTTGCCAAAAGTTGTACCTTGTATAAGTTTTCACCTCTAAGTAGGTGACAATTTTGGGTAACATTTTTAATAGAGTATGTGCGACTCAGTTACTTATCACTGAGCAGTTAGTGAGCATCAGGATTTGGAGCTTCAGTGCTGGTGCAGAACTCATGCTCCTGTTAGCAAAGGGGGAAGCTGGTGACACTGGAAGCTTCTTTTCAAGTTTGACAATTAATATGTCTTTATTGGAATAAGAGAGACTTATAAATGAGCACTGCATTTTTTTATAAGTCCCTAAAAGTTCTTTAAATAGCTTTTGAGAAAATGAATGATTGATGACTGTAGCATTTTGTTACTATTAGCTCTGTTAACAAACATGATAGTAGGATATCATGAAGGTGTTCAGGCAGAGTGACTGCACCTTTTCTAGTCAGATCCAGGGCATGTGCCATAAAAATCTGTTAAGAAAGAGCAGGAGCTACAAAACAACTTTTCTGTTTAGATATATACATTTTGAATACTTTTAAGTAAAGGCAGAGTGAGAATTTAACAAAGATAAGTTGagagtttctttctgttttaaaaacctGAGTGTTTGAATAGGCAGAGGAGTGCGGTTTGCCATTTAGTATACGCTAGTGTGATTATCCAGTCAGAGCAGGGAAGTACTAAGGGAAAAGACTTCACTGGCATTCTGTACTTGTGCTGTTGccaacatgtgttatttcacaTGCTTTGCACTTTGGTAGTTTCATCTTATGTTGCACCtgtctgtgttttcatttaGCAGTTGGAGGGAGTCTCTGCAGTACAGCGTTAGACATTGGAGATGAAAACCGATAGCACCGATTTTGTAGCAAATGTTCCATGGTGCATGCATTTAACCATTGAAAGTTTGGAAGTGTGTTAGGATGTATTTCTTCTTGATTCCCAGACATGATCAGCTTATTTATTGAGAAAGCAGTAGTGGTTCTTCTACAAATGAAAGTGAGAACTATCAGTTCAGCTATTGGGCTTGGTGTGTAgttctgcagccacagcacttAGGATTGCTCTAGTGTTTTTTGTGTTGGATTGTTTTGTAAAAGAAGATATCTTAAATAACTTGCACTTAATAGTTCTTATATCATGTCTTTCAGTGGGGCTGGGAAGGTGTGTGTTTCTCTGGCTGTTGTCACATAGCAATGGGCACTGATAGGTCAGTTTAATGTCCTGTTTAGATTTCTGCATTTCAGAATGTCTTTGGTTTTATGTAGTATTTTAGCCCTTAATATGTGTATGTTCTTAGCAAATACTTTGCATATGGTGATACCCTGTTTAAATACCCTGTTTCTCTGGACAGAAGGAGTGGTACCTTTAGGAATGCTGCTTGGTGCTTTTTGTGAGAGTGCAGCTTTGTGTGCTGGTGAGCAGTGTTCTAGGTAATAGTGTGGCAGTGTTCTGAGCAGCTGTACTTGGAAGCTTTGTCTGTCATTGTCAGTGGCCATAGTGTTAAAATAAGCCAGATAACTCTTGGCTTAATACTttatacttctttttcttcttcgaCTTAATGAAGTAATAATACTAAATTTATAATAATGCTCTTGggctttccttcttctctctaGATCTGAACCACAGTGGTCTAGGATCCCACTATGAAAATTCTCACTGGGGACCAGTCTCTTCGAATAGTGACTCCAGCACAAACTGGGATAAAGTTATTGTAGACGGCTCTGACAAAGAAGCATGGCCATCAATCACTGGCAGTGACCCAGAGTTGACATCAGAATGTATGGACACTGACTCTGCCTCTAGCTCTGGGTCAGAGAGAAACCTCGTTATAATGGCTTCAGGGAGCACAGGCGGTGAAAATGATGGCATTCGAAATGGCATTGGACATGGTTCTCAAAATAAGTTTGTGGTTGGTAGCAACAGCAATAATGTGGGCAATGGAAGTATTAATGGGCCATGGGGTTTATCCCATGGAACCATAATAAGCACATGTCAAGTTTCTGTGGAtgctcctgacagcaaatctgaaaGTAGCAACAATAGAATGAATGCTTGGGGCACCATAAACTCTTCATCAAATGGAGGGTTAAATCCAAGCACTTTGAATTCAAATGGCAACCATGGTGCCTGGCCTGTATTGGAGAACAATGGACATGCCCTGAAAGGGTCTGTAGGGAGTGGTAATCCTGGCACAAATATTCAGTGCAGTACCATAGGTCAGATATCTAATAGTCAGAGTATTAACTCTAAAGTGGGTGGTTCAGCCCACAGTTCCTGGGGAAGCCTTCAGGAAAATTGTGATTCTGAAGTAAATGGTACAAGGAAGGTTTCATTCAGTGGGCAACCTCAAAACCTTAACACTGAAATGAATGGACCAAATAACACTACTAACTTTATGACCTCTAGTTTACCAAACTCTGCTGGTTCAGTGCAGATTAACGAACTGCCTAATAATACAGGGCATGGGGCCTGGCGTGTGAGCACAATGAATCATTCTCAGATTCAGGCCTCTCCAGTTACAAATGGCACTTCCATCTCTCATCTTAGCAACGGTGAGGCGAAAAATGGTGGATCTTACGGTACTACATGGGGTGCCTATGGTTCTAATTACTCTGGAGACAAATGTTCAGGCCCAAACAGCCAAGCTAATGGTGACACTGTGAATGCAACTCTAATGCAGCCAGGCATTAGCGGGCCTGGCAGCACTAACTTTCAAATCAATGGGaataaaggaggaggaggaggaggaggggtaTGGGAGGCAGGGACAGTCAGCTCCCAGAACATGCCGTGGGGAAGTGGAAATGGTGCAAGTGCTGGCGGGAGTagaagaggatggggcaacccGGCACAAAATACCGGCACTAACCTTTCCAACGGGGAATGGAGTAAACTGCCCAGTAATCAGCATTCCAATGAAAGTGTGAGTGGAAACAGCAGGAAGTTTACAAATGGATGGAAATCTACTGAGGAGGATGACCTTAACAACCAgagttctgctgcttctcagataACTGAGCAGAACAGTGCGTGGGCCAAAACAGGTACGGGGGAGAGCGAAGGTAGTTCGGAGAGCACTGGATGCCACGAAGATAGGGTAACGACAGAAGGACAGAACCgagagagaaggaaagttgACCAGCATACATTACTCCAAAGTATAGTGAACAGAACTGACTTAGATCCACGTGTCCTTTCCAACTCTGGTTGGGGACAGACTCCAATCAAACAGAACACTGCCTGGGATACCGAAACATCACCAAGGGGTGAAAGAAAAACTGACAATGGGACAGAGGCCTGGGGAGGCTCTGTGACACAGACTTCCAGCTCAGGGGGGTGTGTGGATAGACCTAGCCCTAATAATAATGATACCTCATCTGTATCAGGGTGGGGAGATCCAAAGTCTGCTACAAGGTGGGGAGACTCCAAAGGGTCAAACAGCCAAGGGGGGTGGGAAGAAGATTCTGCTGCTACAGTAATGGTCAAGAGCAATCAATCATGGGGAAGTGGCAAAGAGGAAAAGTCATCCTGGAATGACGCACAGAAGATCAAACAGGGATGGGTAGATGGACAGAAGGCCAGCCAGGGTTGGGCAGTTTCTACTGGTGATAGCTGGGGCGAAAATTCAAGAAGTAACCATTGGGGTGAGGCTAAGAAATCCAGTTCAGGAGGTAGCGACAGTGACAGATCAGTATCTGGTTGGAATGAGACGGGTAAATCAAATTCTGTTACTTGGGGAGGTAATAATACAAACCCAAATAATTCTTCAGGATGGGATGAGCCTGCAAAGTCTAATCAGAACCAGGGCTGGGGAGACCCTCCTAAATCTAATCAGCCTCAAGTTTGGGGGGATTCATCAAAGCCAATCAACTCTCCAGAATGGAACAAACAAGATGTTGGCTCTTGGGGAGCACCATCTGCCACGAACAAACCCCCGGGGTCAGGCTGGCTGGGTGGACCGATGCCAGCGCCAGCAAAGGAGGAAGAACCCACTGGCTGGGAGGAGCCGTCCCCCGAGTCAATACGCCGCAAAATGGAAATTGATGATGGAACTTCTGCTTGGGGTGATCCGAGCAAATACAACTACAAAAATGTGAATATGTGGAATAAAAATGTCCCAAACAGTAGCAGCAGTTCAGACCAGCAAGcacaggtacatcagcagctaCTGTCTTCAAGTGCCATGTCTAGCAAGGAGAGCAGTTCGGGTTCTGGTAAGATCTGGTTTTATATAAATCTGTTGTTTCTGTTAATTgtgaaacaatatttttcttctcgCTTCGTAGAACAGTGTTTTAGTTTCAAAGGGGAAGGTGTCACTGAAgttccatttttatttattaaaaaaagtaacagCAATGCTTATAAACGTTTGGGATTTTTATACAGATTGAGAGGTCTGTTCTGGCTTTAAGTAGCTTCAGTAATAAAGACTAGACAGCTCCACTTGAAGTCTGGAGCGTGGgaacacagagaaaatacttaaaatagtATCTGAGgaacaaaactatttttcctcatttcattCTAAAACAATTAGAACTTAATGTTGCCAAAgagccccccccaaaaaagcatCGAGCTGCTACAAGACAGAGTGAAAGGTGGTGGTCTTATGTGGACTCAAGATCAGATTTTCTGATCCTGTAGTGTGGGGAGCAGTGAATAATGGCACTTGCAGATGACCTTGCGTGGtgtttttgaagtattttttgcTGTGTCTCTTTTTTAAGTGCACAAAGTAGCTAAAAAAGCCCCAAGCAGCTCTTAGAAACTTAGAGATTTCTGTTATGAAAATGTAGTTCTTTACATATGAAACTTgtattttttgtgatttttttgtttgctttatggAAGAGTTTACAGTTGTAATAATTCTACATTTACATTTCATCTGGAGGTACTTATATACTTTTTACCACACGTTAAAGGCAAAACACTTGAGTCTCTTTAGATAgcttttaaaattctatttaaaaacaTGACAGTAACTCATACTGCTTTAAAAAGGTTGGGGAGAGCCTTCTACTCCAGCCACTACTGTAGATAACGGAACTTCAGCGTGGGGTAAACCCATGGATACTGGTACTAGCTGGGGAGAACCCATCAGCGATGCAGCAGGCACCTCTGGCTGGGGAAACGCTTCTCTTGGTCAACAGGCTCCAAATAAACCGGGTGAGTGCTTTCTGTGTCAGCTGTGAATTAGGGTGTTTGAGGATGGTGAAATACCTCATTAGAAGCTTTGCATTTTTGAGGGCTTTGTTAGCTTGAAGTGAAAATCAAGCTACTTTCTGTGTTGGGGGCAGTCAGTTGCTACTGAAATGTTAACGTGCTGaatgttttttttcacaacCAGGGCCTAAATCTATGCAAGAAAGTTGGTGTGGAGATGATATGCCATTGACAGGCAGTCGTCAGACCAgctgggaggaagaagaggatgtaGAGATTGGAATGTGGAACACCAGTTCCTCACAAGAAGCTAACCCGTCTTTGAATTGGCCAccatatatgaaaaaaatgccCACAAAGGTAATGAGGTTGAGTCCAGATTCTTTCACTGTTGTCATTTCTAAAAGCTAAGTCAGAACAGACGGAGGGGAGTACCATTAGGCTTTAATATTCATTCTTAGCAATGTTCATTCTTAACATCTTATGATGTAATTTAAGCAGTAGGTGGTAGATACCTTCTGAGTATCACAGGAAttcctttctatttttaagGGAATAATGAAAGGTGGAAATAAGCAAGATGAAACATGGATCAATCCATTCATTAAGCAATTCACAAATCTCAGTTTTTCAGTAAGTATTTACCTTTACCTGGCTTTACTGCCTTCTTACAGTGCTAGGTGCAATGCAGAAAGATTAAAGTGTTTAATCACCTGCTGTTCATTTGCATGCTATTTGGCTCTTCTGTTTGTCCCCTGTCACTCATCCTTTTTCTTTGCATCCTCATTACCAAAAGACCTATTTATTGAttaatgaaaagcatttttttaaacactccCCAGGTGTTCATCCAGTTCTGGGATGTTTTACTCAATGTTACATACGAATTTTAGTGAAGATTCCTGCTTTCAGTTGAGTAACAACTAAAGggagaaaatgctttaaaacagCATCTGATTTGTcgtgactttttttcttgtgttttttaattgaaatagtATATAGGAATCTCTTTCATTTAACTCTAAAAAATGTTATTATGAAATAATTATGATGCATTTTGTTACTTCAGAGAGAATCACCAGAAGAAACCATACAGAGCAATAAGATGGACATGTCTGGAGGTAAGAATGAGAGAACCTAGCTGGGTTTTATTGCTTCTTTCCAGTCTCTCTTTGATTTTATATCCTTctctaaattactttttaaaaactatataTTATATAGTTATAGCTGTGTATAGTTAAATATATATTTCCCTAAAGAAAAGGAATACCTTTGTAGAGGCAAAAAAAATGTGCATATGAGTAATGCTTCACGCCTGAATCACCTGGCTGCCACAGTAATGTTATCCATAAATCAAGCTAAGCATAGATCTACTAAGCTGACATGAAAGAATGTGTTCAGGGTGTGGCAGGTTTGTTTCTTGTAGTACAAGTATCTAGATTGCCTCTGGATACCTTTTCTGAGTACAGAAGACAGTCCAAATACCCCACTCGCTCATTGTGGTTCATTCTTGGAAACGCATTTTCAGATCTAAGAACTAAATTAATACTGAACAATTATTTTAGGAACATTTAAACTTGAGTGTAAAATTGGCTTGTGagcagctttatttttatttgagtCTATTGACTGTTATGATTTGCTCTAGCAAATAATAAATAGTGTAATTATTTGCATAACATTTAATTACAAGTAATTTGAGCTTTGCAGCTTTTTATTGTGGttgtactctttttttttttttaattccagttCAAAATTGGATATTTTAACTTTTGATCTCATTGCCTATTGTGTAATAAATAAATTGTTCATTGAATTTTAGATTGTAATGGCAAGCCTCGTATTTacattatttcaatttttaaaattttaatgtaAACCATCTGCTTGTAAAGTCATTCTCTTGCACACATGCAGGAAGTATTAAGTGGATTCCTTTATTACTGCTTATATTTTGATCTTTTAGCTTGCCTAGTGGAATTAATCATAAAAGAGAACTTAAAATTTGCTTTAAtcaacacaaatattttaaatttgtgaggttttggttttagctaaataatttttttctgaactgaatTAAATGAAAAGGCCTCTGAAATTTTACACAAATGTAGAGGATGTGATAAAGATATTAGTTTAAAGCCAAGACAGTGCTTACTgctactggggaaaaaaaaaaacaaaccagagttGCATTCACAACTGGAAACTCAAGTTTAAACAGTTACACTTTCTTGGTTTTAAGCAAAACCTAAGCCTACTGTTTTTGTAAAGCCTGGCAGAATCTGTTGACATTTTGCTGGTTCCAAGTTGTGAGTTGTCTTTAGCCATTGATTTATAGTGGTTCCCTTCCACTTGCAGTAAAGCCCAGGGAGTTTAAAGCTAAACGGATGTCGTCTTTTATTAATACCCACCTTAAGAGCAGTGCTGGGTCAGCTCTTTGGAAGCATCAGCTGGTCTGTGCTGTATCTTGAGAACAGAGTAATCCTTCAAGGTTGTAGTCACACCTCTCGCCTTTGCTTAGGGTTATTGCAAGATAAGCGGATGGAGATGGACAAGCACGGCCTCAATGTTGGAGATTACAATCGTGTGGTTGGCAAAGGCCCTGGTTCTCGTCCTCAAATTTCCAAAGAGTCTTCCATGGATCGCGGTCCTTACTTTGATAAGGTCAGTAGGTGCCTTGCTGGCAGACACTTTTGAACCTCTTTATCTGCATTCTGAATAGTTACCTGTCTGTTCCTTAGCATTCTACATTTAGTGGAGGCAAAAGCTAGAGCTTTCTTGTTAATCCATAAGATGTATTTTGTTCTTCTTAACTTACTGATATATAATACTAAGCACTTTCTGTAGCCTGTTTGCAAGTGCAAATGACTAACCtgatctcttttgttttctgcctaTTTCCTGCTGGTGCTGGACTGTCATGTGACTCTTCCCTTCTGTTCCTGGCAATGGTTTCTCCCTTCTGCTTGCTTGCTGGCTGGTTATTGCGCGTCGGTTTATCTGTCCAATCAGGATGGCATTGTAGCAGACGAGTCCCAAAACTTGCAGTTTATGTCCAATCAAAACATGAAGCTTCCCCCTTCAAATAATGCACTACCTAACCAAGCCCTTGGCTCCCTAGCAGGGCTGGGTATGCAAAACTTGAATTCTGTTAGACAGGTAAGGCTGTGTGCATATCCTTGGCATGTTACTTGACAGCATTTAATACCTTTTGATAAAATATCCTAGCTATCTATGTGATTGCTATGTGTTTAACTTCCAATTCAAATGTATAGGGGtgggagaagctgcagcaggggTTTATTGTCACTAACTGTCCATCCTTTCCCCAGAATGGCAATCCCAGTATGTTTGGTGTTGGTAAtatagcagcacagcccaggagcatgcagcagcctccagcacaACCTCTTAATTCATCTCAGCCTAATCCACGTGCTCAAGTGCCTCCTCCATTACTATCCCCTCAGGTAACTGAATACATAATCTAGCCTGTGTATAAACCACTAattcagaacatttttcttgtttatcaGCATTGCTGGAGTTTAGTCTGTAAATATTTGACAGTGTATTTGGCTCCACAAACCTCTCAGAAACTAGGCAACCATTGACCAGAGGTTATAGTATTCTACACACAGTGTAACTAAGTGCATCTGACTGTCACTCACTCCTCACACTGGCCCATTTTGCAGGTTCCAGTATCATTACTGAAGTATGCACCAAACAACGGTGGCCTGAGCCCACTTTTCGGCCCACAACAGGTAGCCATGTTGAATCAACTGTCCCAGTTAAACCAGCTTTCTCAGATCTCCCAGTTACAGGTAAGCTAAAAAAGTTAGTCGTTCTGTGTTCTGTTTGAAAGTCTTAAGTAGAGACTTACATTAGCTGTGAACTGTTCTTAAACAAACCACCACAAAACACTGTCTCGTAGCGGTTGTTGGCTCAGCAGCAAAAAGCGCAGAATCAGAGAAGCATGCCTTCTGGTGGTcgtcagcagcaggagcagcaggtaAGTGAACACGTTTATTTACCCTCTTTTCACACCATCTTTAACAACTGGCTTTGGTCCTGAGCTGCGTTTCTCATTACAAATTCTGTTAGCGTGCAGGAGTGAATGCGATTTTGCCAGGCTTTAAAGGAGTGAGCCGGCTTCATGCTGGGGCTTTGCTGTGCTACTTTCTTTAAAGGTGCAAAAGCTTTTGCCTATTTTATGTGGTaactgctctgttttgtttaagGGTCGATCTCTTAGTATGCAGCAACAGATGATGCAACAGTCCCGTCAGCTTGATCC is a window encoding:
- the TNRC6A gene encoding trinucleotide repeat-containing gene 6A protein isoform X3 — translated: MRELEAKATKEVERKLSRAFLPHLCGTERRDLVQEEEDQLMEERKKRKDDKKKKEAAQKKAIEQKIKVPEQTKTSVSQPQPVTSNGTSTVTSTNNNAKRATANSQQQQQTLPRYPPREVPPRFRHQEQKQLLKRGQQLPVIAANLGSTPKVLNGQSGSSTVTNKQPVTNGEVPNSSKKQPGMPPIRDLVSHSPNQSDLNHSGLGSHYENSHWGPVSSNSDSSTNWDKVIVDGSDKEAWPSITGSDPELTSECMDTDSASSSGSERNLVIMASGSTGGENDGIRNGIGHGSQNKFVVGSNSNNVGNGSINGPWGLSHGTIISTCQVSVDAPDSKSESSNNRMNAWGTINSSSNGGLNPSTLNSNGNHGAWPVLENNGHALKGSVGSGNPGTNIQCSTIGQISNSQSINSKVGGSAHSSWGSLQENCDSEVNGTRKVSFSGQPQNLNTEMNGPNNTTNFMTSSLPNSAGSVQINELPNNTGHGAWRVSTMNHSQIQASPVTNGTSISHLSNGEAKNGGSYGTTWGAYGSNYSGDKCSGPNSQANGDTVNATLMQPGISGPGSTNFQINGNKGGGGGGGVWEAGTVSSQNMPWGSGNGASAGGSRRGWGNPAQNTGTNLSNGEWSKLPSNQHSNESVSGNSRKFTNGWKSTEEDDLNNQSSAASQITEQNSAWAKTGTGESEGSSESTGCHEDRVTTEGQNRERRKVDQHTLLQSIVNRTDLDPRVLSNSGWGQTPIKQNTAWDTETSPRGERKTDNGTEAWGGSVTQTSSSGGCVDRPSPNNNDTSSVSGWGDPKSATRWGDSKGSNSQGGWEEDSAATVMVKSNQSWGSGKEEKSSWNDAQKIKQGWVDGQKASQGWAVSTGDSWGENSRSNHWGEAKKSSSGGSDSDRSVSGWNETGKSNSVTWGGNNTNPNNSSGWDEPAKSNQNQGWGDPPKSNQPQVWGDSSKPINSPEWNKQDVGSWGAPSATNKPPGSGWLGGPMPAPAKEEEPTGWEEPSPESIRRKMEIDDGTSAWGDPSKYNYKNVNMWNKNVPNSSSSSDQQAQVHQQLLSSSAMSSKESSSGSGWGEPSTPATTVDNGTSAWGKPMDTGTSWGEPISDAAGTSGWGNASLGQQAPNKPGPKSMQESWCGDDMPLTGSRQTSWEEEEDVEIGMWNTSSSQEANPSLNWPPYMKKMPTKGIMKGGNKQDETWINPFIKQFTNLSFSRESPEETIQSNKMDMSGGLLQDKRMEMDKHGLNVGDYNRVVGKGPGSRPQISKESSMDRGPYFDKNGNPSMFGVGNIAAQPRSMQQPPAQPLNSSQPNPRAQVPPPLLSPQVPVSLLKYAPNNGGLSPLFGPQQVAMLNQLSQLNQLSQISQLQRLLAQQQKAQNQRSMPSGGRQQQEQQGRSLSMQQQMMQQSRQLDPNLLMKQQTPPSQQQSLHQPTMKSFLENVIPHATPELQKGPSPINSFSSFPIGMNSNLNVNMDMSSIKEPQSRLRKWTTVDSISVNTSLDQNSSKHGAISSGFRLEESPFVPYDFMNSSNSPASPPGSIGDSWPRAKSPNGSSSVNWPPEFRPGEPWKGYPNIDPETDPYVTPGSVINNLSINTVREVDHLRDRNSGSSSSLNTTLPSTSAWSSIRASNYNVSLSSTAQSTSVARNSDSKSTWSPGSVTNTSLAHELWKVPLPPKSITAPSRPPPGLTGQKPPLSTWDNSLRLGGGWGNSDARYTPGSSWGESSSGRITNWLVLKNLTPQIDGSTLRTLCMQHGPLITFHLNLPHGNALVRYSSKEEVVKAQKSLHMCVLGNTTILAEFASEEEISRFFAQGQSLTPSPGWQSLGSSQSRLGSIDGSHSFSNRNDLNHWNGAGLSGTSSGDLHGTSLWGSPNYSTSLWGTPSSSDTRGISSPSPINAFLSVDHLGGGGESM
- the TNRC6A gene encoding trinucleotide repeat-containing gene 6A protein isoform X5: MRELEAKATKEVERKLSRAFLPHLCGTERRDLVQEEEDQLMEERKKRKDDKKKKEAAQKKAIEQKIKVPEQTKTSVSQPQPVTSNGTSTVTSTNNNAKRATANSQQQQQTLPRYPPREVPPRFRHQEQKQLLKRGQQLPVIAANLGSTPKVLNGQSGSSTVTNKQPVTNGEVPNSSKKQPDLNHSGLGSHYENSHWGPVSSNSDSSTNWDKVIVDGSDKEAWPSITGSDPELTSECMDTDSASSSGSERNLVIMASGSTGGENDGIRNGIGHGSQNKFVVGSNSNNVGNGSINGPWGLSHGTIISTCQVSVDAPDSKSESSNNRMNAWGTINSSSNGGLNPSTLNSNGNHGAWPVLENNGHALKGSVGSGNPGTNIQCSTIGQISNSQSINSKVGGSAHSSWGSLQENCDSEVNGTRKVSFSGQPQNLNTEMNGPNNTTNFMTSSLPNSAGSVQINELPNNTGHGAWRVSTMNHSQIQASPVTNGTSISHLSNGEAKNGGSYGTTWGAYGSNYSGDKCSGPNSQANGDTVNATLMQPGISGPGSTNFQINGNKGGGGGGGVWEAGTVSSQNMPWGSGNGASAGGSRRGWGNPAQNTGTNLSNGEWSKLPSNQHSNESVSGNSRKFTNGWKSTEEDDLNNQSSAASQITEQNSAWAKTGTGESEGSSESTGCHEDRVTTEGQNRERRKVDQHTLLQSIVNRTDLDPRVLSNSGWGQTPIKQNTAWDTETSPRGERKTDNGTEAWGGSVTQTSSSGGCVDRPSPNNNDTSSVSGWGDPKSATRWGDSKGSNSQGGWEEDSAATVMVKSNQSWGSGKEEKSSWNDAQKIKQGWVDGQKASQGWAVSTGDSWGENSRSNHWGEAKKSSSGGSDSDRSVSGWNETGKSNSVTWGGNNTNPNNSSGWDEPAKSNQNQGWGDPPKSNQPQVWGDSSKPINSPEWNKQDVGSWGAPSATNKPPGSGWLGGPMPAPAKEEEPTGWEEPSPESIRRKMEIDDGTSAWGDPSKYNYKNVNMWNKNVPNSSSSSDQQAQVHQQLLSSSAMSSKESSSGSGWGEPSTPATTVDNGTSAWGKPMDTGTSWGEPISDAAGTSGWGNASLGQQAPNKPGPKSMQESWCGDDMPLTGSRQTSWEEEEDVEIGMWNTSSSQEANPSLNWPPYMKKMPTKGIMKGGNKQDETWINPFIKQFTNLSFSRESPEETIQSNKMDMSGGLLQDKRMEMDKHGLNVGDYNRVVGKGPGSRPQISKESSMDRGPYFDKNGNPSMFGVGNIAAQPRSMQQPPAQPLNSSQPNPRAQVPPPLLSPQVPVSLLKYAPNNGGLSPLFGPQQVAMLNQLSQLNQLSQISQLQRLLAQQQKAQNQRSMPSGGRQQQEQQGRSLSMQQQMMQQSRQLDPNLLMKQQTPPSQQQSLHQPTMKSFLENVIPHATPELQKGPSPINSFSSFPIGMNSNLNVNMDMSSIKEPQSRLRKWTTVDSISVNTSLDQNSSKHGAISSGFRLEESPFVPYDFMNSSNSPASPPGSIGDSWPRAKSPNGSSSVNWPPEFRPGEPWKGYPNIDPETDPYVTPGSVINNLSINTVREVDHLRDRNSGSSSSLNTTLPSTSAWSSIRASNYNVSLSSTAQSTSVARNSDSKSTWSPGSVTNTSLAHELWKVPLPPKSITAPSRPPPGLTGQKPPLSTWDNSLRLGGGWGNSDARYTPGSSWGESSSGRITNWLVLKNLTPQIDGSTLRTLCMQHGPLITFHLNLPHGNALVRYSSKEEVVKAQKSLHMCVLGNTTILAEFASEEEISRFFAQGQSLTPSPGWQSLGSSQSRLGSIDGSHSFSNRNDLNHWNGAGLSGTSSGDLHGTSLWGSPNYSTSLWGTPSSSDTRGISSPSPINAFLSVDHLGGGGESM
- the TNRC6A gene encoding trinucleotide repeat-containing gene 6A protein isoform X1, which translates into the protein MELSVCLNPAPVLFFALCCITVDMETNTTFSSRELEAKATKEVERKLSRDLVQEEEDQLMEERKKRKDDKKKKEAAQKKAIEQKIKVPEQTKTSVSQPQPVTSNGTSTVTSTNNNAKRATANSQQQQQTLPRYPPREVPPRFRHQEQKQLLKRGQQLPVIAANLGSTPKVLNGQSGSSTVTNKQPVTNGEVPNSSKKQPGMPPIRDLVSHSPNQSDLNHSGLGSHYENSHWGPVSSNSDSSTNWDKVIVDGSDKEAWPSITGSDPELTSECMDTDSASSSGSERNLVIMASGSTGGENDGIRNGIGHGSQNKFVVGSNSNNVGNGSINGPWGLSHGTIISTCQVSVDAPDSKSESSNNRMNAWGTINSSSNGGLNPSTLNSNGNHGAWPVLENNGHALKGSVGSGNPGTNIQCSTIGQISNSQSINSKVGGSAHSSWGSLQENCDSEVNGTRKVSFSGQPQNLNTEMNGPNNTTNFMTSSLPNSAGSVQINELPNNTGHGAWRVSTMNHSQIQASPVTNGTSISHLSNGEAKNGGSYGTTWGAYGSNYSGDKCSGPNSQANGDTVNATLMQPGISGPGSTNFQINGNKGGGGGGGVWEAGTVSSQNMPWGSGNGASAGGSRRGWGNPAQNTGTNLSNGEWSKLPSNQHSNESVSGNSRKFTNGWKSTEEDDLNNQSSAASQITEQNSAWAKTGTGESEGSSESTGCHEDRVTTEGQNRERRKVDQHTLLQSIVNRTDLDPRVLSNSGWGQTPIKQNTAWDTETSPRGERKTDNGTEAWGGSVTQTSSSGGCVDRPSPNNNDTSSVSGWGDPKSATRWGDSKGSNSQGGWEEDSAATVMVKSNQSWGSGKEEKSSWNDAQKIKQGWVDGQKASQGWAVSTGDSWGENSRSNHWGEAKKSSSGGSDSDRSVSGWNETGKSNSVTWGGNNTNPNNSSGWDEPAKSNQNQGWGDPPKSNQPQVWGDSSKPINSPEWNKQDVGSWGAPSATNKPPGSGWLGGPMPAPAKEEEPTGWEEPSPESIRRKMEIDDGTSAWGDPSKYNYKNVNMWNKNVPNSSSSSDQQAQVHQQLLSSSAMSSKESSSGSGWGEPSTPATTVDNGTSAWGKPMDTGTSWGEPISDAAGTSGWGNASLGQQAPNKPGPKSMQESWCGDDMPLTGSRQTSWEEEEDVEIGMWNTSSSQEANPSLNWPPYMKKMPTKGIMKGGNKQDETWINPFIKQFTNLSFSRESPEETIQSNKMDMSGGLLQDKRMEMDKHGLNVGDYNRVVGKGPGSRPQISKESSMDRGPYFDKNGNPSMFGVGNIAAQPRSMQQPPAQPLNSSQPNPRAQVPPPLLSPQVPVSLLKYAPNNGGLSPLFGPQQVAMLNQLSQLNQLSQISQLQRLLAQQQKAQNQRSMPSGGRQQQEQQGRSLSMQQQMMQQSRQLDPNLLMKQQTPPSQQQSLHQPTMKSFLENVIPHATPELQKGPSPINSFSSFPIGMNSNLNVNMDMSSIKEPQSRLRKWTTVDSISVNTSLDQNSSKHGAISSGFRLEESPFVPYDFMNSSNSPASPPGSIGDSWPRAKSPNGSSSVNWPPEFRPGEPWKGYPNIDPETDPYVTPGSVINNLSINTVREVDHLRDRNSGSSSSLNTTLPSTSAWSSIRASNYNVSLSSTAQSTSVARNSDSKSTWSPGSVTNTSLAHELWKVPLPPKSITAPSRPPPGLTGQKPPLSTWDNSLRLGGGWGNSDARYTPGSSWGESSSGRITNWLVLKNLTPQIDGSTLRTLCMQHGPLITFHLNLPHGNALVRYSSKEEVVKAQKSLHMCVLGNTTILAEFASEEEISRFFAQGQSLTPSPGWQSLGSSQSRLGSIDGSHSFSNRNDLNHWNGAGLSGTSSGDLHGTSLWGSPNYSTSLWGTPSSSDTRGISSPSPINAFLSVDHLGGGGESM